One window from the genome of Gemmatimonadota bacterium encodes:
- a CDS encoding Arc family DNA-binding protein → MAERKSFLLRVDRDLLDAVQRWANDDLRSLNGEIEFLLRDALKRAGRKVTRNARAADAAATHVSEPEA, encoded by the coding sequence GTGGCCGAGCGCAAGTCGTTTCTACTGCGGGTTGATCGCGACCTGCTGGACGCTGTCCAGCGGTGGGCGAACGACGACTTGCGCTCGTTGAATGGTGAAATCGAATTCCTGCTTCGCGACGCGCTCAAGCGCGCGGGGCGCAAAGTGACGCGGAACGCGCGTGCGGCAGACGCCGCGGCGACGCACGTGTCGGAACCGGAGGCGTAG
- a CDS encoding DUF1648 domain-containing protein translates to MRPSRFALLVAVVLNVAAFAYYWPTAPDPLVSKFDASGVPDGYSSKAAFFALWAMLAALFPAIGVGFAMAKGSLKDDNISIPYKALWLAPEQREATIVAFSDMMLWLMSVISYFMTLGMVATLRANARAHVMLDLSPLVYVSVLIVGVCGVMLPYFVHWSSPPTR, encoded by the coding sequence ATGCGTCCTTCACGATTTGCGTTGCTGGTTGCCGTGGTGCTGAACGTTGCGGCGTTCGCCTATTACTGGCCCACGGCGCCCGATCCGCTCGTGTCGAAGTTTGACGCGAGCGGCGTGCCGGATGGATACAGCAGCAAAGCCGCCTTCTTTGCGCTCTGGGCGATGCTCGCCGCGCTCTTTCCGGCGATCGGCGTGGGGTTCGCGATGGCGAAGGGCTCGTTGAAGGACGACAACATTAGCATTCCCTACAAAGCTCTCTGGCTCGCACCGGAACAGCGAGAAGCGACGATCGTGGCCTTCTCGGACATGATGCTCTGGCTGATGAGCGTGATCTCGTACTTCATGACGCTGGGGATGGTTGCCACGCTGCGCGCCAATGCGCGTGCCCATGTGATGCTCGATCTGTCGCCGCTGGTGTACGTCAGCGTGCTGATTGTCGGCGTGTGTGGCGTGATGTTGCCGTACTTCGTGCACTGGTCGTCGCCGCCGACGCGATAA
- a CDS encoding type II toxin-antitoxin system PrlF family antitoxin codes for MPMSTMTTKYQATIPKQVREALALGAGDRVEFLINPAGEVRLQKAVFADAELQALEATLSPEWDSASDDAAFAGL; via the coding sequence ATGCCCATGTCAACAATGACCACCAAGTATCAGGCCACCATCCCCAAACAGGTCCGCGAGGCGCTCGCACTCGGTGCGGGTGATCGGGTCGAGTTTCTGATCAACCCGGCAGGCGAGGTGCGGCTCCAGAAGGCCGTGTTTGCCGATGCGGAGTTGCAGGCGCTTGAGGCCACCCTTTCTCCCGAGTGGGATTCTGCCAGTGACGACGCCGCGTTTGCTGGGCTTTAG
- a CDS encoding alpha/beta fold hydrolase: MDSSYGQSQMDRSRDERHTFWATIAAVVAAVVGLGLTLALSPRRAHAQTVVETGAYIIRNGSDTLVIERFRRAPTGITSSVSAKGAPRVDYAVTLGANNTVYTFTLDVYAANATVDDKAMQHIVTTMKGDTAIVELPNGTQRIATKTNAVPSMNNAMALFEVFTRRARANRSWTTSLDEPYFSLSGGATVLVTMTRVGNDSIIATIANQAQRLRVDAEGRILGGTLPGGLTLERITAEAAASLKVGKPDYSAPKDAPYTAEEVTVKGQGGITLGGTLTLPKNAKGPVGAIVTITGSGQQDRDEYIPVAGGFRPFRQVADALGRRGIAVLRLDDRTIGASGGQIGTTADYAEDIKAALAYLRTRKEIDAKRLGLVGHSEGGIIAPLVASTEPTLAGIVLLAGPAYTGHDIIRFQQRFALEHDTSLSQPKRDSLAKVSIAAVDSIAKTEVWIRFFLSYDPLPTARKVKVPALVLQGQSDQQVTYEQAEKLGAAMRAGGNKDVTVRVFPELNHLFIHHVSGNPSEYATLPTNKVSAEVMTMLTEWLVKHLGGTAAAP, translated from the coding sequence ATGGACAGCAGCTACGGGCAGTCGCAGATGGATCGGTCGCGCGATGAGCGCCACACGTTCTGGGCCACCATCGCCGCCGTGGTGGCGGCGGTCGTTGGGCTTGGGCTCACGCTCGCACTCTCGCCGCGCCGAGCCCACGCGCAGACGGTCGTGGAGACGGGCGCGTATATCATTCGCAACGGCTCCGACACGCTGGTGATCGAGCGGTTCCGCCGTGCGCCCACGGGGATCACGAGCTCAGTCTCGGCCAAAGGCGCGCCACGCGTGGATTACGCGGTCACGCTCGGAGCGAACAACACCGTGTATACGTTCACCCTCGACGTGTATGCGGCCAACGCGACGGTTGACGACAAAGCGATGCAGCACATTGTCACCACGATGAAAGGCGACACCGCCATCGTCGAGTTGCCCAACGGCACGCAGCGCATTGCCACAAAAACGAATGCCGTGCCCTCGATGAACAACGCGATGGCATTGTTTGAAGTGTTTACCCGACGCGCGCGCGCCAACCGCAGCTGGACCACCTCGCTCGACGAACCGTATTTTTCGCTTTCCGGCGGTGCGACGGTGCTCGTGACGATGACGCGCGTCGGCAACGACTCGATCATTGCGACGATTGCGAACCAAGCGCAGCGCCTGCGTGTGGACGCCGAGGGAAGGATCTTGGGCGGAACGCTCCCAGGTGGGCTGACCCTCGAGCGCATCACCGCTGAAGCGGCGGCGAGCCTCAAAGTCGGCAAGCCCGACTATTCGGCACCGAAGGACGCGCCGTACACTGCTGAAGAAGTCACGGTCAAGGGACAAGGCGGCATCACACTGGGCGGCACACTCACGCTGCCCAAGAATGCCAAGGGTCCAGTCGGGGCGATTGTGACGATCACCGGCAGCGGGCAGCAGGATCGTGACGAGTACATCCCGGTGGCCGGGGGGTTTCGGCCGTTCCGCCAAGTCGCGGACGCGCTCGGGCGCCGTGGGATTGCAGTGCTCCGTTTGGATGACCGCACGATTGGCGCCAGTGGTGGGCAGATTGGTACGACGGCCGATTACGCAGAAGACATCAAGGCCGCGCTCGCTTATTTGCGCACACGCAAAGAGATCGACGCCAAGCGACTCGGCTTGGTGGGCCACAGCGAAGGCGGCATCATTGCGCCGCTGGTAGCGAGCACCGAGCCGACACTTGCCGGCATCGTGTTGTTGGCCGGCCCAGCCTACACCGGGCACGACATCATTCGCTTTCAGCAGCGGTTCGCGCTCGAGCACGATACGTCGCTCTCGCAGCCCAAGCGGGATTCGCTCGCCAAGGTCAGCATTGCCGCTGTGGATTCGATTGCCAAAACCGAAGTGTGGATTCGCTTCTTCTTGTCGTACGATCCGTTGCCCACGGCCCGCAAAGTAAAGGTGCCGGCGCTCGTGTTGCAGGGCCAAAGCGATCAGCAGGTGACATACGAACAAGCCGAGAAACTCGGCGCTGCTATGCGAGCCGGTGGCAACAAGGACGTGACGGTGCGCGTGTTCCCGGAGTTGAACCACCTGTTCATTCACCATGTGAGCGGCAATCCGAGCGAGTACGCGACGCTGCCGACGAACAAGGTCAGCGCCGAAGTGATGACCATGCTGACCGAGTGGCTGGTGAAACATTTGGGCGGCACGGCGGCCGCGCCGTAA